The Papilio machaon chromosome 3, ilPapMach1.1, whole genome shotgun sequence genome window below encodes:
- the LOC123723514 gene encoding pancreatic triacylglycerol lipase-like translates to MKLLVLLLPLVALCSGAPKPLIPGDNSHYVEGVSRYIWMPDGDGVPHLVDLEEPVDEELLNSRNGANNQYWLYTRSNPTSSQIITNGNANSVRNSNYNGNRPLKVVVHGWNSNGNSQVNPLVTSAFLAVQDCNVIVVDWRQLANSNYVTAANGVRGIGESLGSFLTWLLQTGGGNWDNVHLIGFSLGAHVVGNVRRTAGGTARRVTGLDPAGPSFGGNSNALNRNAGRYVESIHTDGGLLGIFDPISHCDFYPNGGRNRQPGCSNSACSHSRAYELFASTVRTNHLVGRRCNNINDAQNNRCNGNTLNMGNGIINKSGTNGLYGLTTGSSFPF, encoded by the exons ATGAAGCTCTTAGTTCTTCTTCTTCCTCTAGTGGCAC TGTGCAGTGGTGCACCAAAACCCTTAATCCCGGGTGACAACAGTCACTACGTGGAGGGTGTCAGCCGCTACATATGGATGCCCGATGGTGACGGTGTACCGCACCTGGTTGACTTAGAGGAACCAGTCGACGAAGAATTATTGAACTCTAGAAATGGCGCTAACAATCAGTACTGGCTCTACACCAG GAGCAATCCCACCAGTTCGCAAATTATTACCAATGGCAATGCAAACTCCGTGCGTAACTCCAACTACAACGGTAACCGACCCTTAAAAGTTGTAGTCCATGGCTGGAACAGCAACGGAAATTCTCAAGTTAATCCCCTCGTCACTTCAGCTTTCCTCGCTGTTCAGGATTGCAATGTCATAGTTGTTGACTGGCGGCAACTTGCTAATTCTAACTATGTGACTGCTGCGAACGGTGTCCGTGGTATTGGAGAGTCCCTTGGCAGCTTCTTGACGTGGCTTCTTCAAACTGGAGGCGGCAACTGGGACAATGTTCATTTAATCGGCTTCAGTTTAGGTGCTCATGTTGTCGGCAATGTCAGACGTACCGCTGGAGGCACAGCCAGACGTGTCACTG gTCTCGACCCTGCTGGTCCCAGTTTCGGTGGCAATTCGAACGCGTTAAACCGTAACGCAGGTCGTTACGTGGAATCGATTCACACCGACGGTGGACTTCTGGGAATCTTCGATCCTATATCTCATTGCGATTTCTACCCGAATGGTGGTAGGAACAGACAACCAGGCTGCTCGAACAGCGCCTGTTCTCACAGCCGTGCATACGAGCTCTTCGCTTCCACCGTACGCACGAACCACTTGGTCGGAAGGCGCTGCAATAACATAAACGATGCTCAAAACAACCGGTGCAATGGAAATACTCTTAACATGGGCAACggtattataaacaaatcagg AACTAATGGACTCTACGGCCTCACTACGGGTTCCTCTTTCCCCTTCTAA
- the LOC106707816 gene encoding lipase member H-like, whose product MKLLVLLLPLVALCSGAPKPLIPGDNSHYVEGVSRYIWMPDGDGVPHLVDLEEPVDEELLNSRNGANNQYWLYTRRNPTSSQIITNGNANSVRNSNYNGNRPLKVVVHGWNSNGNSQVNPLVTAAFLAVQDCNVIVVDWRQLANSNYVTASNGVRGIGESLGNFLTWLLNTGGGNWDNVHLVGFSLGAHVVGNVRRTARGTARRVTGLDPAGPRFGGNSNALNRNAGRYVETIHTDGGLLGIFDPIAHCDFYPNGGRNRQPGCSNSSCSHSRAYELFASTVRTNHLVGRRCNNLNDAQNNRCNGNTLNMGNGIINKSGTNGLYGLTTRASFPF is encoded by the exons ATGAAGCTCTTAGTTCTTCTTCTTCCTCTAGTGGCAC TGTGCAGTGGTGCACCAAAACCCTTAATCCCGGGTGACAACAGTCACTACGTGGAGGGTGTCAGCCGCTACATATGGATGCCCGATGGTGACGGTGTACCGCACCTGGTTGACTTAGAGGAACCAGTAGACGAAGAATTATTGAACTCTAGAAATGGTGCTAACAATCAATACTGGCTCTACACCAG GCGCAATCCCACCAGTTCGCAAATTATTACGAACGGCAATGCCAACTCCGTGCGTAACTCCAACTACAACGGTAACCGACCCTTAAAAGTTGTAGTCCATGGCTGGAACAGCAACGGAAATTCTCAAGTTAATCCCCTCGTCACTGCAGCTTTCCTCGCTGTTCAGGATTGCAATGTTATAGTCGTTGACTGGCGACAACTTGCTAATTCTAACTATGTGACTGCTTCGAACGGTGTCCGTGGTATTGGAGAGTCCCTTGGCAACTTTTTGACGTGGCTTCTTAACACTGGAGGCGGTAACTGGGACAATGTTCATTTAGTCGGCTTCAGTTTAGGCGCTCATGTTGTCGGCAATGTCAGACGTACCGCTAGAGGCACAGCCAGACGTGTCACTG gTCTCGACCCGGCTGGTCCCAGATTCGGTGGCAATTCTAACGCCTTAAACCGTAACGCAGGTCGTTACGTGGAAACGATTCACACCGACGGTGGACTTCTGGGAATCTTTGATCCTATAGCTCATTGCGATTTTTACCCGAATGGCGGTAGGAATAGACAACCTGGCTGCTCGAACAGCTCCTGTTCCCACAGCCGTGCATACGAGCTCTTCGCTTCCACCGTACGCACGAACCACTTGGTCGGAAGGCGCTGCAATAACTTAAACGATGCTCAAAACAACCGGTGCAATGGAAATACTCTTAACATGGGCAACggtattataaacaaatcagg aaCTAATGGACTCTACGGCCTCACTACGCGTGCGTCTTTCCCCTTCTAA
- the LOC106707886 gene encoding pancreatic triacylglycerol lipase, with the protein MKLLVLLLPLVALCSGAPKPLIPGDNSHYVEGVSRYIWMPDGDGVPHLVDLEEPVDEELLNSRNGANNQYWLYTRSNPTSSQIITNGNANSVRNSNYNGNRPLKVVVHGWNSNGNSQVNPLVTSAFLAVQDCNVIVVDWRQLANSNYVTAANGVRGIGESLGSFLTWLLQTGGGNWDNVHLIGFSLGAHVVGNVRRTAGGTARRVTGLDPAGPNFGGNSNALNRNAGRYVESIHTDGGLLGIFDPISHCDFYPNGGRNRQPGCSSSSCSHSRAYELFASTVRTNHLVGRRCNNLNDAQNNRCNGNTLNMGNGIINKSGTNGLYGLTTGSSFPF; encoded by the exons ATGAAGCTCTTAGTTCTTCTTCTTCCTCTAGTGGCAT TGTGCAGTGGTGCACCAAAACCCTTAATCCCGGGTGACAACAGTCACTACGTGGAGGGTGTCAGCCGCTACATATGGATGCCCGATGGTGACGGTGTACCGCACCTGGTTGACTTAGAGGAACCAGTCGACGAAGAATTATTGAACTCTAGAAATGGCGCTAACAATCAGTACTGGCTCTACACCAG GAGCAATCCCACCAGTTCGCAAATTATTACCAACGGCAATGCAAACTCCGTGCGTAACTCCAACTACAACGGTAACCGACCCTTAAAAGTTGTAGTCCATGGCTGGAACAGCAACGGAAATTCTCAAGTTAATCCCCTCGTCACTTCAGCTTTCCTCGCTGTTCAGGATTGCAATGTCATAGTTGTTGACTGGCGGCAACTTGCTAATTCTAACTATGTGACTGCTGCGAACGGTGTTCGTGGTATTGGAGAATCCCTTGGCAGCTTCTTGACGTGGCTTCTTCAAACTGGAGGCGGTAACTGGGACAATGTTCATTTAATCGGCTTCAGTTTAGGCGCTCATGTTGTCGGCAATGTCAGACGTACCGCTGGAGGCACAGCCAGACGTGTCACTG GTCTCGACCCGGCTGGTCCCAATTTCGGTGGCAATTCGAACGCTTTAAACCGTAACGCAGGTCGTTACGTGGAATCGATTCACACCGACGGTGGACTTCTGGGAATCTTCGATCCTATATCTCATTGCGATTTCTACCCGAATGGTGGTAGGAACAGACAACCAGGCTGCTCGAGCAGCTCCTGTTCTCACAGCCGTGCATATGAGCTCTTCGCTTCCACCGTACGCACGAACCACTTGGTCGGAAGGCGCTGCAATAACTTAAACGATGCTCAAAACAACCGGTGCAATGGAAATACTCTTAACATGGGCAACggtattataaacaaatcagg AACTAATGGACTCTACGGCCTCACTACGGGTTCCTCTTTCCCCTTCTAA
- the LOC106707820 gene encoding pancreatic triacylglycerol lipase-like produces the protein MNPNKYRKSAIVTAKTVTMKVLVIVCALIAVCSSAPPSMIPGDNSHYVEGESRYIWIPDGEGVPHLVDLEEPVDEDVLNGRNGANNQYWLFTRRNPNNAQILRNGNAGSVTNSNYDRNRALKVVVHGWNSNGNSNMNPLITSALLAVQDCNVIVVDWRDLANKNYVTAANGVPGVGQALGNFLVWLINTAGGNWNNVHLIGFSLGAHVVGNAGRTAGGRPRRVTGLDPAGPRWGGNSNALNRNSGGYVECIHTDGGLLGIFDPIGNTDFYPNGGRNAQPGCWVSTCSHSRAYDLFASTVRTNHLVGRRCNNLNEARNVQCAGASLNMGNGIINKSGSGLYGLRTRDRWPY, from the exons ATGAATCCAAATAAATACCGCAAATCTGCGATTGTAACTGCCAAAACAGTAACAATGAAGGTTCTGGTGATTGTTTGCGCCCTTATTGCAG TGTGCAGTAGTGCACCACCATCTATGATCCCAGGGGACAATAGTCACTATGTAGAGGGTGAAAGTCGATACATCTGGATACCGGATGGGGAGGGTGTACCACACCTAGTCGATTTGGAAGAGCCAGTTGATGAAGATGTCTTGAATGGAAGAAATGGTGCAAACAACCAATACTGGCTATTTACAAG acGCAATCCCAACAATGCCCAAATCCTTCGCAATGGAAATGCTGGCTCAGTCACTAACTCCAATTACGATCGCAACCGAGCCCTGAAGGTCGTCGTCCACGGCTGGAACAGCAACGGAAATTCCAACATGAACCCTCTCATCACCTCAGCTTTATTAGCAGTTCAAGACTGCAACGTGATTGTTGTAGACTGGCGCGATCTAGCGAATAAGAACTACGTTACTGCTGCAAACGGCGTACCCGGCGTTGGACAGGCCCTTGGCAACTTCTTGGTTTGGCTTATTAACACTGCTGGCGGTAACTGGAACAATGTCCACTTGATAGGCTTCAGTTTAGGCGCTCATGTAGTAGGAAATGCCGGGCGCACTGCCGGAGGCAGACCCAGACGTGTTACAG GTCTCGATCCCGCTGGTCCCAGGTGGGGAGGTAACTCAAACGCTCTGAACCGCAACTCTGGTGGCTACGTTGAATGCATCCACACCGATGGTGGACTCTTGGGCATCTTCGACCCAATCGGTAACACAGACTTCTATCCCAATGGAGGTCGAAACGCACAACCGGGATGCTGGGTCAGCACTTGCTCCCACAGCCGTGCATACGATCTCTTCGCGTCGACAGTACGAACTAATCACTTGGTGGGAAGGAGatgcaataatttaaatgaagctAGAAATGTTCAATGTGCTGGTGCCTCTCTTAACATGGGCAatggaattataaataaatctgg ATCTGGTCTTTACGGTCTGCGAACTCGCGACAGATGGCCGTACTAA